GGACAGTTTTACCCGGGCTCAGCAGATGGGCTCAAGAGGATGATTGAAAGTATGGTGGATGATAGGGCGGAGAAAGATGAGGTAATCGGCCTGATTTCGCCTCATGCTGGATATATCTACTCAGGTCTAGTAGCTGGGGCGGTCATATCTAGGGTCAAATTCAAGGATACCTTTGTCATCCTTGGCCCCAATCACACCGGCAGGGGAAAAGCTTTTAGTATCATGACCAAAGGGGTGTGGAAAACGCCTTTGGGTGATATAGAAATTGACTCGGAGCTCGGAAAGCGGATTCTAACCATCTCAAGCTGCCTAGAAGAAGACCATCTGGCACATCAATTTGAGCACTCGCTTGAGGTTCAGGTGCCTTTTTTGCAGTATTTCAAACCGGATGTTAGGATAGTGCCCATAGTTCTTGCCCATGCCAAAGGTGACACTTATAAGAAAATCGGCAGGGAATTGGCCAGTGCGATTAAGGAGTTGAAGAAGGAGGTTGTAATACTGGCCAGCAGTGACATGACCCATTACGAGCCGCATGAAATGGCTCGGAATAAAGATCGTCAGGCTATTGAGGCTATACTGGATTTGGATGAAGACGAGTTATTGAAACGAGTTGACGAATTTGATATATCGATGTGTGGCTATGCACCAGTGGTTAGCCTTATCTCTGCCGCTAAGGAATTGGGGGCTAAAAAGGCGGAACTGGTCAAGTATCAGACTAGCGGTGACGCATCGGGCGATTATAGCAGTGTGGTAGGTTATGCCGGGATAATAGTAAAATAAGAGCAGTCGAAGAAAGGCGAGGCGATATGGCAAAGCAGCGTCATCCGATAGTGGAATTGGCCAAAAAGGCGGTAGAAAGATATGTCTGCCACGGCAAGGTGTTCAGGCCAAGGAAACTTACTGACGAGATGAAGCGGCGTGCTGGCGTTTTTGTGTCCATTAAGAAGCGTGGCGAATTGAGGGGCTGTATTGGTACTTTTATGCCAACAAGGCGGAACATAGCTGAGGAAATCGTAGTCAATGCCATAAGTTCAGCTATGCAAGACCCTCGGTTTATGCCGGTTGAAGCTTCTGAGTTGGATGCCCTTGAGTACAGCGTAGATGTTCTTACTGAACCGGAGCCGGTGCGAAGCCTTGGCCAGCTTGACCCGAAGAAATATGGCGTAATTGTGGAATGCGGTTTCAGGCGTGGGCTATTGCTGCCTGACCTCGAAGGTGTGGGTAGCGTTGAAGAGCAAATCGAAATTTGCCGGGCTAAGGCTGGCATATCAGCCCATGAGCCGATAAAATTGTATCGTTTTAAAGTGGAAAGATTTAATTGACATAATTGCATATATCTGGCTAGTTTTTTGGCAAGTAGA
This is a stretch of genomic DNA from Chloroflexota bacterium. It encodes these proteins:
- the amrB gene encoding AmmeMemoRadiSam system protein B; amino-acid sequence: MIRNPVVAGQFYPGSADGLKRMIESMVDDRAEKDEVIGLISPHAGYIYSGLVAGAVISRVKFKDTFVILGPNHTGRGKAFSIMTKGVWKTPLGDIEIDSELGKRILTISSCLEEDHLAHQFEHSLEVQVPFLQYFKPDVRIVPIVLAHAKGDTYKKIGRELASAIKELKKEVVILASSDMTHYEPHEMARNKDRQAIEAILDLDEDELLKRVDEFDISMCGYAPVVSLISAAKELGAKKAELVKYQTSGDASGDYSSVVGYAGIIVK
- the amrA gene encoding AmmeMemoRadiSam system protein A; this encodes MAKQRHPIVELAKKAVERYVCHGKVFRPRKLTDEMKRRAGVFVSIKKRGELRGCIGTFMPTRRNIAEEIVVNAISSAMQDPRFMPVEASELDALEYSVDVLTEPEPVRSLGQLDPKKYGVIVECGFRRGLLLPDLEGVGSVEEQIEICRAKAGISAHEPIKLYRFKVERFN